One window from the genome of Metabacillus flavus encodes:
- a CDS encoding 50S ribosomal protein L25/general stress protein Ctc, with product MSTTIKAKERKDLKKSATRAIRLQGHVPGIIYGFKTDNKAVSIDSIELLKVLRDEGRNAIIQLDVDGKKHSVMVNDMQRDTMKNEILHADFLAVNMNSEVDVEVPLTLTGESQGVKDGGVLQQPLYQISVTAKPNDIPQTIEVDISSLAVNETLTVSDLKDSKKYTINHEDDEVIASILPPQAEEEIDSGEEQEPGEPENAEGREGEDEAE from the coding sequence ATGAGCACAACGATTAAAGCGAAAGAAAGAAAAGATTTAAAAAAATCCGCTACACGGGCAATTCGATTGCAAGGCCATGTGCCTGGCATCATATATGGATTTAAAACAGATAACAAAGCTGTCTCCATTGACAGCATCGAGCTATTGAAGGTTCTGCGTGATGAAGGACGCAACGCAATCATTCAGCTTGATGTAGATGGTAAAAAGCATTCAGTAATGGTTAATGATATGCAGCGCGACACCATGAAGAACGAAATTTTGCATGCTGACTTTTTAGCTGTAAATATGAATTCTGAAGTGGATGTAGAAGTCCCGCTTACCTTAACCGGTGAATCGCAGGGCGTAAAAGACGGAGGAGTGCTTCAACAGCCTCTTTACCAGATTTCCGTTACAGCGAAGCCAAACGATATCCCGCAAACGATTGAAGTGGATATTTCAAGCCTTGCTGTCAATGAAACGCTGACTGTATCCGATTTGAAGGATTCCAAAAAATATACAATCAATCATGAAGATGATGAAGTTATCGCTTCTATTCTTCCTCCTCAAGCAGAAGAAGAAATTGATTCTGGCGAAGA
- a CDS encoding ribose-phosphate diphosphokinase, whose protein sequence is MSNQYGDANLKIFSLNSNPGLAEEIANVVGVQLGKCSVTRFSDGEIQINIEESIRGCDVYIIQSTSGPVNEHLMELLIMIDALKRASAKTINIVMPYYGYARQDRKARAREPITAKLVANLLETAGADRVITLDLHAPQIQGFFDILIDHLMGVPILGDYFSKKDLKDIVIVSPDHGGVTRARKLADRLKAPIAIIDKRRPRPNVVEVMNIVGNIEGKTAILIDDIIDTAGTITLAANALVENGASEVYACCTHPVLSGPAIERIQNSKIKELVVTNSIALTEEKKIDKVIELSVAPLIGEAIIRIHEEQSVSTLFD, encoded by the coding sequence ATGTCAAATCAGTACGGTGATGCAAATTTAAAGATTTTCTCACTGAATTCTAATCCCGGTCTTGCGGAAGAAATAGCAAATGTTGTAGGCGTTCAGCTTGGAAAATGTTCCGTTACCCGTTTCAGTGACGGCGAAATTCAAATCAACATTGAAGAAAGTATCCGCGGCTGTGACGTATACATCATTCAGTCTACAAGCGGACCTGTTAACGAACACCTGATGGAACTTTTGATTATGATTGATGCATTGAAACGTGCTTCTGCCAAAACGATTAACATTGTTATGCCTTATTACGGATACGCCCGTCAAGATCGTAAAGCGCGCGCGCGCGAGCCGATTACAGCGAAGCTTGTGGCGAATCTTCTTGAAACAGCAGGAGCGGACCGTGTTATCACTTTAGACTTGCACGCACCTCAGATTCAAGGATTCTTCGATATTCTGATTGACCACTTAATGGGTGTTCCGATCCTTGGAGATTACTTCAGCAAAAAGGATCTTAAAGATATCGTAATCGTTTCCCCGGACCACGGCGGAGTAACCCGTGCCCGTAAGCTGGCAGATCGTCTGAAAGCACCGATTGCCATCATCGACAAACGCAGACCGCGCCCTAATGTGGTTGAAGTGATGAATATCGTCGGTAACATTGAAGGAAAAACAGCGATTCTGATTGATGACATTATTGATACAGCTGGTACGATTACACTTGCAGCTAATGCACTCGTTGAAAACGGCGCATCTGAAGTGTATGCATGCTGTACACACCCTGTTCTGTCAGGCCCTGCAATCGAGAGAATCCAGAATTCCAAGATTAAGGAGCTTGTTGTAACAAACTCCATTGCGCTTACGGAAGAAAAGAAAATCGATAAGGTGATTGAACTCTCCGTAGCTCCCCTTATTGGTGAAGCAATCATCCGTATTCATGAAGAGCAATCTGTAAGTACACTGTTCGATTAA